The following coding sequences lie in one Frigoribacterium sp. SL97 genomic window:
- a CDS encoding polysaccharide biosynthesis tyrosine autokinase — translation MELRDYIRILRKGWIFIAALTLVGLAAGALSSILATPTYVSSTRLFVSVQAQDSSTTVDAVQGSSAAQQKVRSYVDVVTSDAVLDPVIDQLGLDTTAAGLASKITAESPLNTVLINITVTDTDAQRAADVANAVGASLTDVVVNELETPTGGGASLVKIATIVPGSVASAPSTPRTTLNLGLGLLIGLALGVGAAVLRSTLDTRIHGSHDVELVTDAPIVGGISYDPGAKKHPLIVHVDPRNPRAESFRTLRTNLQFVNVESASRCFVVTSSLPGEGKTTTTANLAVALAETGATVAVVDGDLRLPRLADTLGLEGVVGLTDVLIGRADLQDVLQPWGRGTMYVLPAGRVPPNPSELLGSKAMSSLIESLTTSFDYVLIDAPPLLPVTDAAILSKLTGGAIVVSAAGRTTRNELQSALRNLEHIGSKVHGIVLTMLPTKGPDAYGYGNYGAYYGMEQDAPEAGVGDLPVAPKTSSRSAK, via the coding sequence GTGGAACTCCGTGACTACATCCGCATTCTCCGCAAGGGCTGGATCTTCATCGCCGCCCTCACGCTCGTCGGCCTCGCCGCCGGGGCGCTGAGCTCGATCCTGGCCACGCCGACCTACGTGTCGTCGACCCGGCTGTTCGTCTCGGTGCAGGCGCAGGACTCGTCGACCACGGTCGACGCGGTGCAGGGCAGCAGCGCGGCCCAGCAGAAGGTCCGGTCGTACGTCGACGTCGTGACGAGCGACGCGGTGCTCGACCCGGTCATCGACCAGCTCGGCCTCGACACCACGGCCGCGGGCCTCGCCTCGAAGATCACGGCCGAGTCGCCCCTGAACACCGTCTTGATCAACATCACGGTCACCGACACCGACGCCCAGCGCGCGGCCGACGTCGCCAACGCGGTGGGCGCCTCCCTCACGGACGTCGTCGTCAACGAGCTCGAGACGCCGACCGGTGGAGGCGCGAGCCTGGTCAAGATCGCGACGATCGTCCCCGGGTCGGTCGCCTCGGCCCCCTCGACCCCGCGCACCACGCTGAACCTCGGCCTCGGCCTGCTGATCGGCCTCGCCCTGGGCGTCGGAGCGGCCGTGCTGCGCAGCACCCTCGACACCCGCATCCACGGGTCGCACGACGTCGAGCTCGTCACCGATGCGCCGATCGTGGGTGGCATCAGCTACGACCCCGGGGCGAAGAAGCACCCGCTGATCGTGCACGTCGACCCGCGCAACCCGCGCGCCGAATCGTTCCGCACCCTGCGGACCAACCTGCAGTTCGTCAACGTCGAGTCGGCCAGCCGCTGCTTCGTCGTCACCTCGTCGCTGCCCGGCGAGGGCAAGACGACCACGACGGCCAACCTCGCGGTGGCCCTCGCCGAGACCGGTGCCACGGTGGCCGTCGTCGACGGCGACCTCCGCCTGCCGCGCCTCGCCGACACCCTCGGGCTCGAGGGCGTCGTCGGCCTGACCGACGTGTTGATCGGTCGGGCCGACCTCCAGGACGTCCTGCAGCCCTGGGGCCGCGGCACGATGTACGTGCTGCCGGCCGGCCGCGTTCCCCCGAACCCGAGCGAGCTGCTCGGCTCGAAGGCGATGTCGTCGCTGATCGAGTCCTTGACGACGTCGTTCGACTACGTGCTGATCGACGCGCCTCCGCTGCTGCCGGTGACCGACGCGGCCATCCTCAGCAAGCTGACCGGCGGGGCGATCGTCGTGTCGGCCGCGGGCCGCACGACCCGCAACGAGCTGCAGTCCGCGCTGCGCAACCTCGAGCACATCGGCAGCAAGGTGCACGGCATCGTGCTGACCATGCTGCCGACGAAGGGGCCGGACGCCTACGGTTACGGCAACTACGGGGCGTACTACGGCATGGAACAGGACGCCCCCGAGGCGGGCGTCGGCGACCTGCCCGTGGCCCCGAAGACGAGCTCGCGCTCGGCGAAGTAG
- a CDS encoding low molecular weight phosphatase family protein → MSFVIPRRTSTTFSLLTVCTGNICRSPLAELYLRRGLSSWDDVTVSSAGTMAVDDDVMPDQARALARSFDLEPDDHRARFLFERDVRDADLVVALAREHRRAVVSMHPRASRYTFTLREAARLARDVTDAELVDALPADASTVADRLRATVALLASRRGTVEAPDDALDDDVVDPYRRSDETFTESGRQLVPAADVLVDLLTRAAALDGGDR, encoded by the coding sequence GTGTCTTTCGTGATCCCCCGCCGCACCTCGACCACCTTCTCGCTGCTGACCGTCTGCACCGGCAACATCTGCCGGTCCCCCCTGGCCGAGCTGTACCTCCGCCGCGGTCTCTCGTCGTGGGACGACGTCACCGTGTCGAGCGCCGGCACCATGGCCGTCGACGACGACGTCATGCCCGACCAGGCCCGGGCCCTCGCCCGGTCCTTCGACCTGGAGCCCGACGACCACCGGGCCCGGTTCCTGTTCGAGCGCGACGTCCGCGATGCCGACCTCGTCGTGGCGCTCGCCCGCGAACACCGCCGGGCCGTCGTCTCGATGCACCCCCGCGCCAGCCGGTACACGTTCACCCTGCGCGAGGCCGCCCGCCTCGCCCGCGACGTGACCGACGCCGAGCTGGTCGACGCCCTGCCCGCCGACGCGTCCACCGTGGCCGACCGACTGCGCGCGACCGTGGCCCTGCTGGCCTCCCGCCGTGGCACGGTCGAGGCACCGGACGACGCACTGGACGACGACGTCGTCGATCCCTACCGCCGGTCGGACGAGACGTTCACCGAGTCGGGTCGCCAGCTGGTGCCCGCGGCCGACGTGCTCGTCGACCTGCTGACCCGCGCCGCCGCCCTCGACGGGGGTGACCGCTGA
- a CDS encoding polysaccharide biosynthesis protein yields MIDRFMASPARRTALQVGLDALSWVVAIFFAVSLRYDFWYGDVTWRAVFGVAAVTVVVGAALGYATGLYRRRFVPGSFAEVRTIVTVVVATGLIVGIPVLAIGTEIMLARSTVFIAMPVVFVFMGALRYVARLYVETQSRPGESAQPTLIFGAGRLANHLVRRMLTDPASPYLPVGLIDDDRTRSSLRIEGVPVLGTRQDLVAAAERSGAKAIIIGIAKADAPLLQDITDRAAEAGLRVMVLPLLDEILEGKSRLGDVRDIAIEDIIGRHPVDTQVESIAGYLAGKRVLVTGAGGSIGSELCRQIAKFGPAELIMLDRDETGLQQSQLSISGNGLLDTKEVVLADIRDPEALRAIFEDRRPEVVFHAAALKHLPMLEQYPDEAWKTNVLGTQNVLDASKAVGVTTFVNISTDKAANPTSVLGHSKRLAERLTAWTADETGARYLSVRFGNVLGSRGSMLPVFTSLIEAGGPLTITHPDVTRFFMTIPEACHLVVQAGGIGSPSEVLILDMGEPVRILDIAERMIAMSGRDIGIVYTGLREGEKMHEELVGLGESDNRPVHPKISHTTVPALHPSQLDGVHAHVGPWTAELAFDPKQEVPE; encoded by the coding sequence GTGATCGACCGGTTCATGGCCTCACCGGCGCGACGGACCGCCCTGCAGGTGGGGCTCGACGCCCTCTCGTGGGTCGTCGCGATCTTCTTCGCCGTGTCGCTGCGCTACGACTTCTGGTACGGCGACGTCACCTGGCGGGCGGTCTTCGGCGTCGCCGCCGTGACGGTCGTCGTCGGGGCGGCACTCGGCTACGCGACGGGGCTCTACCGTCGCCGGTTCGTGCCGGGCAGCTTCGCCGAGGTGCGCACCATCGTCACGGTGGTCGTCGCGACCGGGCTGATCGTCGGCATCCCCGTCCTCGCGATCGGGACCGAGATCATGTTGGCGCGCAGCACCGTGTTCATCGCCATGCCGGTCGTCTTCGTCTTCATGGGTGCCCTGCGCTACGTGGCCAGGCTCTACGTCGAGACGCAGAGCCGCCCCGGCGAGAGTGCCCAACCGACGCTCATCTTCGGAGCGGGCCGTCTCGCCAACCACCTTGTCCGCCGCATGCTGACCGACCCGGCCTCGCCGTACCTCCCCGTCGGCCTGATCGACGACGACCGCACGCGGTCGAGCCTGCGCATCGAGGGCGTCCCCGTCCTCGGGACGAGACAGGACCTCGTCGCCGCCGCCGAGCGGAGCGGGGCGAAGGCGATCATCATCGGCATCGCGAAGGCCGACGCCCCCCTGCTGCAGGACATCACCGACCGAGCCGCCGAGGCCGGTCTCCGCGTGATGGTCCTCCCGCTGCTCGACGAGATCCTCGAGGGCAAGTCGCGGCTCGGCGACGTGCGCGACATCGCCATCGAGGACATCATCGGCCGTCACCCGGTCGACACGCAGGTCGAGTCGATCGCGGGCTACCTGGCGGGCAAGCGCGTCCTCGTCACGGGAGCCGGCGGGTCGATCGGCAGCGAGTTGTGCCGCCAGATCGCCAAGTTCGGCCCCGCCGAGCTGATCATGCTCGACCGTGACGAGACCGGTCTGCAGCAGTCGCAGCTGTCGATCTCGGGCAACGGCCTGCTCGACACCAAGGAGGTCGTGCTGGCCGACATCAGGGACCCGGAGGCACTGCGAGCGATCTTCGAGGACCGTCGACCCGAGGTGGTCTTCCATGCGGCGGCGCTGAAGCACCTGCCGATGCTCGAGCAGTACCCCGACGAGGCGTGGAAGACGAACGTGCTCGGCACCCAGAACGTGCTCGACGCGAGCAAGGCCGTCGGGGTGACGACGTTCGTCAACATCTCGACCGACAAGGCGGCGAACCCGACGAGCGTGCTCGGGCACTCGAAGCGCCTGGCCGAGCGGCTTACGGCCTGGACCGCCGACGAGACCGGTGCCCGCTACCTGTCGGTGCGGTTCGGCAACGTGCTGGGCAGCCGCGGGTCGATGCTGCCGGTGTTCACCTCGCTGATCGAGGCCGGTGGCCCGCTGACGATCACGCACCCCGACGTGACGCGGTTCTTCATGACCATCCCCGAGGCGTGCCACCTCGTGGTGCAGGCGGGCGGGATCGGCTCGCCCAGCGAGGTGCTCATCCTCGACATGGGCGAGCCCGTGCGCATCCTCGACATCGCCGAACGCATGATCGCCATGTCGGGCCGGGACATCGGCATCGTCTACACGGGCCTGCGCGAGGGCGAGAAGATGCACGAGGAGCTCGTCGGCCTCGGCGAGAGCGACAACCGGCCCGTGCACCCGAAGATCTCGCACACCACCGTGCCGGCGCTGCACCCGTCGCAGCTCGACGGTGTGCACGCCCACGTGGGCCCGTGGACGGCGGAGCTCGCGTTCGACCCGAAACAGGAAGTTCCCGAGTGA
- a CDS encoding DegT/DnrJ/EryC1/StrS family aminotransferase has product MSSPDVGELEQQYVLAAMAGGWIAPLGPDVDAFEAEVAERVGVEHGVALSSGTAALHVALVAWGVGPGDVVPTSSMTFAATANAIAYTGAEPYFVDCDPDTGNMDPRLLASVLDELAASGERVGAVVPVDLLGKAVDYTAITELTDRHGVRLLADAAESLGASHRGRAAGSFGDASVVSFNGNKIMTTSGGGMLLTDDGDLAQRVRYLSTQARQPVVHYEHTEIGYNYRLSNLLAALGRAQLTRLDEMIARRREMRELYASLFAGVEGVEIFGRDGDELDNVWLTSILVDRSVTGWAPADLSAWLAEVQIESRPLWKPMHLQPVFSAARAKVTGASERLFARGLTLPSGSALDADQRKRVVDRIAAFMETA; this is encoded by the coding sequence ATGAGCTCGCCCGATGTGGGCGAGCTCGAACAGCAATACGTCCTGGCGGCCATGGCGGGCGGCTGGATCGCGCCCCTGGGGCCCGACGTCGACGCGTTCGAGGCCGAGGTGGCCGAGCGGGTGGGCGTCGAACACGGCGTGGCCCTGAGCTCGGGCACGGCGGCCCTGCACGTCGCTCTGGTGGCATGGGGCGTCGGCCCCGGCGATGTCGTGCCCACGTCCTCGATGACCTTCGCCGCGACTGCCAACGCGATCGCCTACACGGGTGCCGAGCCGTACTTCGTCGATTGTGACCCCGACACCGGCAACATGGACCCCCGACTGCTCGCCAGCGTTCTCGACGAGCTCGCGGCCTCCGGTGAGCGCGTGGGCGCGGTCGTGCCAGTCGACCTGCTGGGCAAGGCCGTCGACTACACCGCCATCACCGAGCTCACCGATCGGCACGGCGTACGGCTTCTCGCCGATGCTGCAGAGTCCCTCGGCGCGTCTCACCGGGGACGGGCGGCCGGTTCATTCGGCGATGCGTCCGTGGTCTCGTTCAACGGCAACAAGATCATGACGACGTCGGGCGGCGGCATGTTGCTGACCGACGACGGCGACCTGGCACAGCGCGTGCGCTACCTGTCGACGCAGGCGCGACAGCCCGTCGTCCACTACGAGCACACCGAGATCGGCTACAACTACCGTCTCAGCAACTTGTTGGCGGCCCTTGGACGGGCACAGCTGACCCGGCTCGACGAGATGATCGCCCGGCGCCGGGAGATGCGTGAGCTGTACGCCTCGCTCTTCGCCGGGGTCGAGGGTGTCGAGATCTTCGGTCGCGACGGCGACGAACTCGACAACGTCTGGCTGACGTCGATCCTCGTCGACCGTTCGGTCACCGGATGGGCGCCGGCCGATCTGTCGGCCTGGTTGGCCGAGGTTCAGATCGAGTCGCGACCGTTGTGGAAGCCCATGCACCTGCAGCCCGTGTTCTCCGCCGCTCGCGCCAAGGTCACGGGTGCGTCCGAGCGACTCTTCGCACGGGGGCTGACCTTGCCGAGCGGCTCTGCGCTCGACGCCGACCAGCGGAAACGGGTCGTCGACCGCATAGCTGCCTTCATGGAGACCGCATGA
- a CDS encoding sugar transferase, which yields MTPSWIEAGLKRTFDVIVAGVGLVLTSPLQLALVGVVARKLGRPVFFVQPRPGKDGQVFDLVKFRTMLPVDEARGLVTDDDRMTRFGALLRSTSLDELPTLWNVVRGDMSLVGPRPLLVQYLDRYSPRQARRHEVRPGVTGLAQINGRNAISWDEKLELDVIYVDTRSFRGDLRILALTAFKVLKRQDVTEVGAVTVTEFHGSRQASS from the coding sequence ATGACACCGTCGTGGATCGAAGCGGGACTGAAGCGAACTTTCGACGTCATCGTCGCCGGCGTCGGACTCGTCTTGACGTCACCGCTTCAGCTGGCGCTTGTCGGCGTCGTGGCCCGAAAACTTGGTCGGCCGGTCTTCTTCGTCCAGCCTCGGCCCGGCAAAGACGGCCAGGTCTTCGACCTCGTCAAGTTCAGGACGATGCTGCCCGTCGACGAGGCACGCGGTCTCGTGACCGATGACGACCGCATGACGAGGTTCGGAGCGCTGCTGCGGTCCACGAGCCTGGACGAACTGCCCACGCTCTGGAACGTCGTGCGAGGCGACATGAGTTTGGTTGGCCCACGTCCCCTCCTCGTGCAATACCTCGACCGCTACTCCCCTCGGCAGGCGCGTCGTCACGAGGTCCGCCCAGGTGTCACCGGCTTGGCTCAGATCAATGGGCGCAACGCAATTTCGTGGGACGAGAAGCTTGAGCTCGACGTGATCTACGTCGACACACGATCGTTCCGGGGCGACTTGCGAATCCTGGCGCTGACGGCCTTTAAAGTCCTCAAGCGACAGGACGTTACGGAGGTAGGCGCCGTGACAGTGACCGAATTCCACGGTTCTAGGCAGGCTAGCTCGTGA
- a CDS encoding acetyltransferase, translating to MTIDVIVVGAGGFGREALDVVQAMVMQGPDNIRILGVVDDAPSEPNMSFLAQRRIPMLGPLEALLAQPIAVQYLIGVGSPRVRESIAGRLDGAQRAPFTAIHPSATVGSQSRLGPGSIVCAGAQVSTNVTAGRHTHINPASVIGHDTELGDWVSVNPAAVISGDVRVGPGTLIGANATVLQGLTIGARAVIGAAACVVRDVPQNATVKGVPAR from the coding sequence GTGACGATCGACGTCATAGTCGTTGGCGCTGGCGGGTTCGGGCGCGAAGCGCTCGATGTAGTCCAGGCCATGGTTATGCAAGGACCCGACAACATTCGCATCCTCGGGGTGGTCGATGATGCTCCAAGTGAGCCAAATATGTCGTTCCTGGCTCAACGCAGGATTCCTATGCTTGGACCTCTCGAAGCTTTGCTTGCCCAACCCATCGCCGTCCAATACCTCATCGGCGTCGGTTCGCCGCGGGTGAGGGAGTCGATCGCAGGTCGGCTGGACGGAGCGCAGCGAGCTCCTTTCACAGCCATTCACCCCTCCGCGACCGTTGGCTCTCAATCCCGTCTGGGTCCCGGCTCGATCGTATGTGCGGGAGCCCAGGTATCGACAAACGTGACGGCGGGGCGGCACACGCACATCAACCCGGCCAGTGTCATAGGCCACGACACTGAGCTCGGGGATTGGGTATCGGTCAACCCCGCAGCCGTGATTAGCGGCGACGTGCGCGTCGGTCCCGGCACCCTGATCGGAGCGAACGCGACTGTGTTGCAGGGATTGACGATAGGGGCCCGCGCCGTGATTGGAGCAGCTGCCTGCGTCGTCCGTGACGTGCCGCAGAACGCTACCGTGAAGGGTGTTCCCGCTCGATGA
- a CDS encoding lipopolysaccharide biosynthesis protein: MTETTTAASGRSLLAYGLGKIIPGLLLFMAVPLWTRIFGPEQYGFYSIAWSVALFSSSLFTGWIRQALLRHTGNEGATLRSLPRWTIPAASVLASVPVALLVAVQLRHVGDGRTFIISAILFTVINSAYTVLQASAQRQARSTTYTLAEIVRVGGAVLASLAVQKILGLEGGTSILIGFCLSSISAVGVLQWRQIAKGKPHSYRPERTRGDSTLATFWRYGWPMAIWLAASTLLLYQDRVIIGSVLGPAAAGEYAAVADVIVRGFAMVSFPLTMVSHPLIMGAWNRGEASSALAINRTFKRYLIGLSVVIVLSGCLFGQSVLELILDIRITEPLLVPLLLIGAALWQLGLMTHKELEVENRTRLMAILIVSVAASSAVINAFLTAQSGIVGPAAVFAAGAGAYVLITYSLGARLRKRSIHV; the protein is encoded by the coding sequence ATGACGGAAACCACTACGGCAGCCAGCGGACGAAGCCTACTGGCTTACGGCCTCGGCAAGATCATCCCTGGGCTGCTGCTTTTTATGGCTGTTCCGCTCTGGACTAGAATTTTTGGGCCTGAGCAATACGGCTTTTATTCCATTGCCTGGAGCGTCGCGCTCTTTTCTAGCTCCCTGTTCACGGGTTGGATACGGCAGGCCCTCCTACGCCACACGGGCAACGAAGGCGCAACGCTTCGCTCGCTCCCCCGCTGGACGATTCCCGCCGCAAGCGTCTTGGCGTCCGTACCTGTAGCCCTTCTCGTGGCCGTTCAGCTCCGACATGTCGGAGATGGACGTACATTCATCATCTCGGCAATCCTCTTTACCGTCATCAATTCGGCTTACACGGTCCTGCAGGCCTCAGCACAGCGCCAAGCCCGTTCGACGACTTACACCTTGGCCGAGATCGTGAGGGTTGGCGGAGCGGTCCTGGCCAGTCTCGCGGTTCAAAAAATTCTAGGCCTCGAGGGCGGGACTTCAATCCTAATCGGCTTTTGCCTGAGCAGCATTAGTGCTGTTGGCGTTCTTCAATGGCGCCAAATTGCAAAGGGCAAGCCTCATTCTTATCGACCGGAACGCACACGGGGCGACTCCACGCTTGCCACATTCTGGCGATATGGCTGGCCCATGGCTATCTGGCTTGCAGCGTCAACGCTCCTGCTGTACCAGGACAGGGTCATCATCGGTTCGGTTCTCGGCCCCGCCGCTGCTGGTGAGTACGCGGCTGTCGCAGATGTCATAGTGCGAGGATTCGCCATGGTGAGTTTTCCTTTGACGATGGTTAGCCACCCTCTCATCATGGGTGCTTGGAATCGTGGCGAGGCAAGTTCTGCCTTGGCCATCAATCGGACCTTCAAGCGATATCTCATCGGGCTGTCAGTCGTCATTGTGCTGTCCGGCTGCCTGTTCGGCCAATCCGTTCTCGAACTGATCCTCGACATTCGAATAACCGAGCCTTTGCTGGTCCCCCTCCTCCTCATCGGCGCCGCTCTCTGGCAACTTGGACTCATGACGCACAAGGAACTCGAAGTCGAGAACCGAACCCGTCTCATGGCGATCCTCATCGTTTCTGTTGCAGCATCAAGCGCTGTCATAAATGCGTTTCTGACCGCACAGTCGGGCATTGTCGGCCCGGCGGCCGTATTTGCAGCCGGGGCCGGCGCCTACGTGCTGATCACCTACAGCCTGGGAGCCCGGCTACGCAAGAGGAGCATTCATGTCTGA
- a CDS encoding glycosyltransferase translates to MSDPSISIIAVSYFGAADARLLVDSLLPQDFDDWQLVIVDNSVDPTERELLQELASDDARIRILFSGKNLGYFGAAHHAFDVVSPLGDVVVMNTDVVFGGPTVLGQLRRESLSRDDLGVLAPAIISERSGRDQNPHLVAMPSVRVAAMRRWATATPLLTQLSLLLSDVRRRKRPLPGTQPGEVSLIYAAHGSFMYLTEKYFASSGDLRHPLFLFGEEIYVAEHARRAGLETWHLPMVTMNHVEHGTMGIRRSRAVLQMSGKATRYALHTAKAAAQERRSDSPQPQNGRTSGSQG, encoded by the coding sequence ATGTCTGACCCCAGCATTTCAATCATCGCCGTGTCTTACTTCGGTGCGGCCGACGCTCGGCTCCTCGTCGATTCGCTCCTTCCACAGGACTTCGACGACTGGCAGCTCGTCATCGTCGACAATTCCGTCGATCCCACCGAGCGCGAACTCCTTCAGGAGTTGGCGTCCGACGACGCTCGTATTCGTATTCTTTTCAGTGGCAAGAACCTGGGTTACTTTGGTGCAGCTCATCATGCATTCGACGTGGTCTCTCCGCTGGGCGACGTGGTGGTCATGAACACGGACGTCGTGTTCGGGGGCCCGACCGTTCTGGGACAGCTTCGACGTGAGTCCTTGAGCCGAGACGACCTCGGCGTCTTAGCCCCGGCAATCATCAGCGAGAGAAGCGGCCGCGATCAGAACCCTCATCTCGTGGCAATGCCCTCGGTACGTGTAGCTGCAATGAGGCGCTGGGCAACAGCCACGCCTCTTCTCACCCAGCTTTCGTTGTTGTTGTCCGACGTCAGGAGACGCAAGCGTCCGTTACCTGGGACCCAGCCTGGTGAGGTGTCACTAATTTATGCGGCGCACGGATCATTCATGTATCTGACAGAAAAGTACTTCGCGTCCTCCGGCGACCTCCGGCACCCTCTCTTTCTCTTCGGGGAGGAGATTTACGTCGCTGAGCACGCCCGCCGGGCAGGTCTCGAGACCTGGCATTTGCCCATGGTGACCATGAACCATGTCGAGCACGGAACAATGGGAATACGTCGTTCCCGCGCCGTCCTACAAATGTCAGGTAAGGCAACGAGATATGCCTTGCACACAGCCAAGGCAGCAGCACAAGAAAGACGCAGTGATTCACCGCAACCCCAAAATGGGAGAACGTCCGGGTCGCAAGGATGA
- a CDS encoding O-antigen polymerase produces the protein MIDLLVLPAMVALSVGLRILTGTWLHPSTVFATAWTAFLFTAAILLPGVDSYSRASLFVLLASLVAALGSPLSIHKRDIIPHRLISSPWLIRFSLSGFFTGLLAALINVESNGRSFVAALSADSLISSSQAMTAARYNGSLVSSPLATFLLAITYGAAMAAPFAATSRNRLKNALILAAPSAGGAAYALLTTARAGLLIAASLSLASWIVVKAIKDGGRPKVSLKSVAPLVVSGGAVAVFFLITAANRYGGVSYVDQATLGRTVGIYAGASTPALGAWLGTPTLPEWGVNTFSGISSFFVRPGTLGVPDFLDLGADVSSNVFTAFRPLVEDFTEPGALAFIGIVSLIAAYGYRRAVLQGKTAAAVLVSAWMSFVLFSQSASIFTFTNVVVGVLVSSVLICRLARFEESENADETLSAYAHATTDKGKSQTVGS, from the coding sequence ATGATCGACCTTCTCGTACTCCCGGCGATGGTCGCGCTATCGGTCGGACTACGCATACTGACGGGAACATGGCTGCATCCGTCGACGGTGTTCGCGACAGCCTGGACCGCCTTCCTCTTCACCGCGGCGATTCTGCTCCCCGGTGTCGATTCCTACTCGCGAGCGAGCTTGTTCGTGCTCTTGGCGTCTCTCGTGGCGGCCTTGGGGTCTCCGCTCTCGATCCATAAGAGAGACATAATTCCCCATCGGTTGATCTCTAGTCCGTGGTTAATTCGATTCTCGTTGTCGGGGTTTTTTACTGGCCTTCTCGCCGCTCTAATCAATGTGGAGTCGAATGGCAGATCGTTTGTCGCTGCCCTGTCTGCGGACTCGCTCATCTCGTCATCGCAGGCAATGACTGCCGCTCGATACAACGGGTCGCTGGTGAGTTCACCACTGGCGACGTTCCTTCTGGCTATTACCTACGGCGCTGCGATGGCGGCACCGTTCGCCGCGACGTCCAGAAACCGTCTGAAAAACGCTCTGATTCTTGCTGCACCGAGTGCCGGTGGCGCGGCATACGCCCTGTTGACGACAGCTCGAGCTGGGCTCCTCATCGCAGCTTCTCTGAGCCTTGCGTCCTGGATCGTCGTCAAGGCGATCAAGGACGGCGGCCGGCCCAAGGTCAGCCTGAAGAGCGTCGCACCGCTGGTTGTCAGTGGCGGAGCCGTTGCCGTGTTCTTCCTCATCACTGCTGCCAACCGGTACGGAGGGGTGTCATACGTGGATCAGGCCACTCTGGGCCGCACAGTAGGGATCTACGCGGGTGCGTCCACGCCGGCCCTAGGCGCTTGGCTCGGCACCCCCACTTTGCCGGAATGGGGCGTGAACACGTTCTCCGGAATTTCCTCGTTCTTCGTGCGGCCCGGAACTCTCGGAGTGCCTGACTTTCTCGATTTGGGCGCGGATGTCTCGAGCAACGTCTTTACCGCCTTCCGACCACTTGTTGAGGACTTCACCGAGCCAGGCGCCCTCGCTTTCATCGGAATTGTGAGCCTGATAGCTGCGTATGGCTACCGTCGCGCGGTGCTCCAGGGGAAGACCGCCGCTGCCGTCCTGGTGTCAGCCTGGATGAGCTTCGTTCTTTTTTCGCAATCTGCCAGCATTTTCACCTTCACGAATGTGGTCGTCGGTGTGCTGGTCTCGAGTGTCCTCATCTGTCGTCTGGCGAGATTCGAGGAAAGCGAAAATGCCGACGAAACGCTGAGCGCCTATGCCCATGCAACTACGGACAAGGGAAAGAGCCAGACCGTTGGCTCCTAG